A genomic window from Osmia bicornis bicornis chromosome 4, iOsmBic2.1, whole genome shotgun sequence includes:
- the LOC123987742 gene encoding uncharacterized protein LOC123987742 encodes MDSANSPIRKKIRTEQSGSVILNERDQNVELERTLSQISIASSISSIDEEKNNSEENSDASDNDDIQINRTEEQKILAAINKSTCLDGTYFKVDKSKSSTVTGDVVAVCQFCNPTRALKGKFTITSNFTTHLKRKHANVYNEYLEYAKQKRHGVENTSVIDRKRWSCVLNQEEFEQNITNFVLKYMIPFRAVEDPSFRKIFDDFKIKRGDTRLKHLTCYSLAKRVDKSFKEMLQEIGDAMNSVINGGGFVCTTADVWTGGSRRYLGVTASWIHPETLERKSAALACKRFSGTHCFDAIADLLSKIHVSFKLTPETIRATVTDNGSNFIKAFKEFGIAIPNDPSSIDTRDEYENNDDDFDVSIFDEDVDFDENCIQIDNEFSNECDAKLPRHIRCASHTLNLIAKTDVLKAIQNCKRLYSKHNNVMLKCTEIWKSLRSPKFNENLKAYLGIALQRPVVTRWNSSYDCIKKLLTVKEKLLNNDSIKFKKPLNDLDFQYLEEYVRCAAPLANAIDRLQADNCYYGILLPTLVSLKHQMNMLTFNEDVIDCKPMIEAIVDGVDRRFEKIFDFSQPDIDAVIAAISHPQFKGRWLVPYSRDVQKNIHERFLAAVSQESSYEVQSSVNQNYDDDFEFGHTNLTIDEFQPSLSQGELTAEVTRYLKSKENQLDMLENYPSIRKTFVKYNTPLPSSAPVERMFSYTTMMNLPKYNRLKDEHFEQRVLLKANAGKKYR; translated from the coding sequence ATGGACTCAGCAAACTCTCCAATTCGTAAAAAGATAAGAACAGAGCAATCAGGTTCTGtgattttaaatgaaagagaTCAAAATGTGGAGTTAGAAAGAACTCTTAGTCAAATTTCAATTGCATCTTCTATCTCAAGTATTgatgaagagaaaaataaCAGTGAGGAAAATTCCGATGCAAGTGATAACGATGATATACAGATTAATAGAACTGAAGAACAAAAGATTTTAGCTGCCATCAATAAATCAACATGTCTTGATGGAACGTACTTTAAGGTTGACAAGTCAAAATCAAGTACAGTAACAGGAGATGTTGTTGCTGTATGTCAATTTTGTAATCCTACGAGAGCACTTAAAGGAAAATTTACAATTACTTCTAATTTTACAACGCATTTGAAGAGAAAACATGCAAATGTTTATAATGAATATTTAGAATATGCAAAACAAAAGCGACATGGTGTGGAAAATACTTCCGTTATTGATAGAAAGCGTTGGTCGTGTGTTTTAAATCAAGAAGAATTTGAGCAAAATATCacaaattttgtattaaagTATATGATACCATTCAGAGCGGTTGAAGATCCGTCTTTCAGAAAAATTTTTGATGATTTCAAAATAAAGAGAGGTGATACTCGGTTAAAGCACTTGACATGTTACTCTTTGGCAAAAAGAGTCGACAAAAGTTTTAAGGAGATGTTACAAGAAATTGGTGACGCAATGAATTCGGTGATCAACGGTGGTGGGTTTGTTTGTACTACGGCTGATGTATGGACAGGAGGATCACGCAGATATCTAGGTGTCACAGCTAGTTGGATACATCCTGAAACATTGGAAAGAAAGTCGGCTGCACTTGCATGCAAGAGATTCTCAGGAACGCACTGCTTTGATGCTATTGCAGATCTGTTATCAAAAATTCATGTTTCATTCAAGTTAACGCCTGAGACAATAAGAGCGACCGTTACTGATAACGGATCTAATTTTATTAAGGCTTTCAAAGAATTCGGTATTGCAATTCCGAATGACCCTTCTAGTATTGATACTCGAGATGAGTACGAAAATAACGATGATGATTTTGACGTTAGCATATTTGACGAGGATGTtgattttgatgaaaattgTATTCAAATTGACAATGAATTTAGCAATGAGTGTGACGCAAAATTACCTCGGCATATCAGATGTGCTAGCCACACATTAAACCTTATAGCTAAAACTGATGTTTTGAAAGCTATACAAAATTGTAAACGATTATATTCAAAGCATAATAATGTCATGCTCAAATGCACAGAAATATGGAAGTCGTTACGTTCTCcgaaatttaatgaaaatttgaaggCATACCTTGGCATTGCACTTCAACGACCAGTCGTAACTCGCTGGAACTCGAGTTATGATTGtatcaaaaaattattgaCTGTGAAAGAGAAGCTATTGAACAAcgattcaattaaattcaaaaaacCCTTGAATGACTTAGATTTTCAATATTTGGAAGAATATGTGCGATGTGCTGCTCCTCTCGCAAATGCTATTGATCGTTTACAAGCTGATAACTGCTATTACGGTATTCTTCTTCCGACATTGGTGTCTTTAAAGCATCAAATGAATATGTTAACATTTAATGAAGATGTTATTGACTGTAAACCAATGATTGAAGCAATTGTTGATGGTGTTGATCGTCGTTTTGagaaaattttcgatttttcacaaccCGATATCGATGCAGTCATAGCTGCTATTTCTCATCCCCAATTCAAAGGTCGTTGGCTAGTACCATATTCACGAGATGtgcaaaaaaatattcatgaacGCTTTCTTGCAGCAGTATCTCAAGAATCGTCATATGAAGTACAAAGCTCTGTCAATCAGAACTATGACGACGATTTTGAATTTGGACACACCAATTTGACAATCGATGAGTTCCAACCATCTCTATCTCAGGGAGAATTAACAGCAGAAGTTACGcgttatttaaaaagtaaggAAAACCAACTCGATATGTTGGAAAATTATCCATCGATTCGGAAAACGTTTGTAAAGTATAATACACCGTTGCCGTCATCTGCTCCCGTGGAAAGGATGTTCAGTTATACAACTATGATGAATTTACCAAAATACAATCGACTTAAGGATGAGCATTTTGAGCAACGAGTATTATTAAAAGCAAATGCAGGAAAAAAGTACCGTTAA